A single region of the Salvia splendens isolate huo1 chromosome 18, SspV2, whole genome shotgun sequence genome encodes:
- the LOC121777894 gene encoding putative receptor-like protein kinase At4g00960: MSMIVLIIIYLSSTCVKAENHLFKCTDNGNYTLNTPLIYLNTTITNYTFYAVNLHLSLYSNMSDYGFQSASIGHAPNTVNGFALCRADVNLHMCRVCVKLASVQVLRECPNARQAAIWYKHCTMRYTNDPLYEMKTAEPTFLCSPELSLLDCQACLREASKSFGSVAAEGFRVLNPDCNVQYELSVFYNETRLVELGVPVIASLPSSSASQPEKDTIPGADYIGDGGFQQYDFISISAATDGFDEANRLGRGGFGTVYKGNLITGEEVAVKRLSKYSTQGEPQFKNEVFLVAKLKHMNLVKLLGFSMEGAERLLIYEFVQNASLDKFIFDPVKRSQLDWDSRYKIIRGIAKGMMYLHEESGLKIIHRDLKGSNVMLDDKLNPKISDFGMARLIKQDDSGGSTLNIVGTYGYMAPEYAMQGKYSFKSDVFSFGVLVLEIVSGQRNGCVQKGKMNVEELLTLVSKTWKNWQEGRALNMIDPVLTSSSCSVLDMVRCIHIGLLCVQEDPANRPSMASVALMLSSSTMTLPLPDEPAFHMDLTNQNLKEANSSAGSVSVNDISVTELYPR, encoded by the exons ATGTCCATGATTGTCTTGATCATCATATACCTTTCATCAACCTGCGTTAAAGCAGAGAACCATCTATTCAAATGCACCGACAACGGAAACTATACACTAAACACGCCTTTAATATACCTCAACACCACCATAACGAATTACACATTCTATGCAGTCAATCTGCACCTCTCCCTTTACTCGAACATGAGTGACTACGGCTTCCAAAGCGCGTCCATCGGGCACGCCCCAAACACCGTCAACGGCTTCGCCCTCTGCAGAGCTGACGTGAACCTCCACATGTGTCGCGTCTGTGTGAAGCTGGCCTCGGTCCAGGTGCTTCGTGAGTGCCCCAATGCGAGACAGGCTGCTATATGGTACAAACACTGCACCATGCGCTACACTAACGATCCACTATACGAGATGAAGACCGCAGAACCCACTTTTCTG TGTTCTCCGGAATTATCATTGCTAGATTGTCAGGCATGCTTGAGAGAGGCATCCAAATCTTTCGGAAGTGTTGCCGCAGAAGGCTTCAGAGTGCTAAACCCCGATTGCAACGTTCAATATGAACTTTCTGTGTTCTACAATGAAACTCGTTTGGTGGAATTAGGGGTGCCTGTTATTGCTTCATTACCTTCCTCGTCGGCCTCTCAGCCAG AAAAAGATACAATACCAG GTGCTGACTATATTGGTGATGGTGGATTTCAACAATATGATTTTATCAGCATTAGTGCTGCAACTGATGGTTTTGATGAAGCTAACAGGCTGGGGAGAGGTGGATTTGGGACTGTTTATAAG GGAAACCTTATAACCGGAGAAGAAGTAGCAGTTAAAAGGTTGTCCAAATATTCAACGCAAGGCGAACCGCAATTCAAGAATGAGGTTTTCTTGGTTGCCAAACTTAAACATATGAATTTGGTGAAACTCTTAGGTTTCTCTATGGAAGGAGCTGAGAGGTTACTAATATATGAATTTGTTCAGAACGCAAGCCTTGACAAGTTCATATTTG ATCCAGTTAAGCGTTCGCAGTTGGATTGGGATAGCCGCTACAAGATCATAAGGGGCATTGCGAAGGGAATGATGTATTTGCACGAAGAGTCGGGACTCAAGATCATTCATCGCGATCTCAAAGGAAGTAATGTAATGCTAGATGATAAATTGAATCCAAAAATTTCAGATTTTGGGATGGCAAGATTAATTAAACAAGATGATAGTGGCGGAAGTACACTCAACATTGTTGGAACTTA TGGATATATGGCACCTGAATACGCAATGCAAGGAAAATACTCCTTCAAGTCTGATGTGTTTAGTTTCGGGGTGCTGGTTCTGGAAATCGTGAGTGGTCAAAGAAATGGTTGCGTCCAAAAAGGGAAGATGAATGTGGAGGAGCTGTTGACTCTTGTAAGCAAG ACATGGAAGAACTGGCAAGAAGGAAGAGCATTAAATATGATAGATCCTGTGCTGACAAGCAGTTCTTGTTCTGTGCTCGATATGGTGAGATGCATTCACATCGGATTGTTGTGTGTTCAAGAAGATCCTGCAAACAGGCCATCAATGGCTTCGGTTGCTCTAATGCTCAGTAGCTCAACAATGACTCTGCCTCTACCTGATGAACCTGCATTCCATATGGATTTAACAAATCAGAATTTAAAAGAGGCGAACTCCAGCGCAGGCTCAGTATCTGTAAATGATATTTCAGTAACCGAGTTATATCCTCGTTGA
- the LOC121777895 gene encoding cysteine-rich receptor-like protein kinase 25 — protein sequence MEITQPTAPTATISTPYSALSPPTITDSASAAPPSARPQTPSTASPSARADQTLQLCRSCVDSAAREVRLSCPNERQGAIWYEFCTLRYSNDPIYQTQTADPTYMLRNTQNVSDGDRFRADRTALVDQLAAQAANGTQLKVGVGSRNFSDLAIYALVQCTPDFSREECQRCLSEASQGYQSYLSQGFRVLNPNCNIRYELSTSTMKLG from the coding sequence ATGGAAATTACACAGCCAACAGCACCTACAGCAACAATCTCGACGCCTTACTCAGCTCTCTCTCCTCCAACAATCACCGATTCGGCTTCCGCCGCGCCTCCGTCGGCCAGGCCCCAAACACCGTCAACGGCTTCGCCCTCTGCAAGAGCCGATCAAACCCTCCAGCTCTGCCGCAGTTGCGTCGATTCCGCCGCGCGAGAGGTGCGCCTGTCCTGCCCCAACGAGAGGCAGGGCGCGATTTGGTACGAATTCTGCACCCTGCGCTACTCCAACGACCCCATATACCAAACGCAGACGGCGGATCCCACGTATATGTTGCGAAACACGCAAAATGTCTCGGATGGAGATCGGTTCAGGGCGGATAGGACGGCGCTGGTTGATCAACTCGCGGCGCAGGCGGCTAACGGCACACAGCTCAAGGTCGGAGTAGGGAGTCGGAATTTCTCCGATTTGGCGATTTATGCTCTGGTGCAGTGTACTCCAGATTTCTCACGAGAAGAGTGCCAGAGATGCTTGAGCGAGGCTTCACAAGGTTACCAGAGTTATCTTTCGCAGGGGTTCAGAGTTCTAAACCCCAATTGCAATATTCGCTATGAGCTTTCTACTTCTACAATGAAACTCGGCTGA
- the LOC121777928 gene encoding cysteine-rich receptor-like protein kinase 8, whose product MNPKIADFGMARLFKPDETQGNTSKIVGTYGYMSPEYAMHGQYSVKSDVFSFGVLVLEIVSGRRNVCIQNGDNVEDLLTLTWKNWREGTATSMVDPALMNGAGSVRDMMRCIHMGLLCVQENPANRPTMATVGLMLSSSTMTLPVPAEPAFYMASRYGPMDSTNQNSKDSTSLKFGTVASEGSASVNDVSVTELYPR is encoded by the exons ATGAACCCCAAAATTGCAGATTTTGGGATGGCAAGATTATTTAAACCAGATGAAACTCAAGGAAACACAAGCAAGATCGTCGGAACTTA TGGATATATGTCACCTGAATACGCAATGCACGGGCAATACTCCGTCAAGTCAGATGTGTTTAGTTTCGGAGTGCTGGTTCTGGAAATCGTGAGTGGTCGAAGAAATGTTTGTATCCAAAATGGGGATAATGTGGAGGACCTCTTGACTCTT ACATGGAAAAACTGGCGAGAAGGGACGGCAACAAGTATGGTAGATCCTGCGCTGATGAATGGCGCTGGTTCTGTGCGCGACATGATGAGATGCATTCACATGGGACTGTTGTGTGTCCAAGAAAATCCTGCAAACAGGCCAACAATGGCTACCGTTGGTCTAATGCTCAGTAGCTCAACAATGACCCTGCCGGTACCTGCTGAGCCTGCGTTTTATATGGCTAGCCGTTATGGTCCCATGGATTCAACGAATCAGAATTCAAAAGATTCGACCTCGCTTAAGTTTGGAACGGTTGCATCTGAAGGCTCGGCATCTGTAAATGATGTTTCAGTCACCGAGCTATATCCTCGTTGA